One Hordeum vulgare subsp. vulgare chromosome 4H, MorexV3_pseudomolecules_assembly, whole genome shotgun sequence DNA window includes the following coding sequences:
- the LOC123447485 gene encoding pollen allergen Phl p 1-like, producing MASSSALLVAVVLAVVVCGAHGIAKVPCGPNITATYVSEWKDAKTTWYGKPTGAGPKDNGGACGYKEVDKAPFFGMTSCGNVPIFKDGRGCGSCFELKCTKPEACSGEPTIVTITDKNEEPIAAYHFDLSGHAFGTMAKKGQEQKLRDAGEVEIKFRRVKCKYPEGTKVNFHVEKGSSPNYLALVIKFLQGDGDVVAVDIKPKGKDKWIELKESWGAVWRIDTPDKLIGPFSVRYTTEGGTKTVAEDVIPEGWKPDTSYETK from the coding sequence ATGGCGTCCTCGTCGGCGCTGCTGGTTGCGGTGGTGTTGGCCGTGGTCGTGTGCGGCGCGCACGGCATCGCCAAGGTTCCCTGTGGCCCCAACATCACGGCGACCTACGTCAGCGAGTGGAAAGACGCCAAGACGACGTGGTACGGCAAGCCGACGGGCGCCGGGCCCAAGGACAACGGCGGCGCCTGCGGGTACAAGGAGGTGGACAAGGCCCCCTTCTTCGGCATGACCTCCTGCGGCAACGTCCCCATCTTCAAGGACGGCCGCGGCTGCGGCTCCTGCTTCGAGCTCAAGTGCACCAAGCCCGAGGCCTGCTCCGGCGAGCCCACCATCGTCACCATCACCGACAAGAACGAGGAGCCCATCGCGGCGTACCACTTCGACCTGTCCGGCCATGCCTTCGGCACCATGGCCAAGAAGGGCCAGGAGCAGAAGCTGCGCGACGCCGGCGAGGTGGAGATCAAGTTCCGCCGCGTCAAGTGCAAGTACCCGGAGGGCACCAAGGTGAACTTCCACGTGGAGAAGGGCTCCAGCCCCAACTACCTCGCCCTGGTGATCAAGTTCCTCCAGGGCGACGGCGACGTGGTGGCCGTGGACATCAAGCCCAAGGGCAAGGACAAGTGGATCGAGCTCAAGGAGTCGTGGGGAGCCGTTTGGAGGATCGACACACCTGACAAGCTCATCGGCCCATTCTCCGTCCGCTACACCACCGAGGGCGGCACCAAGACCGTCGCCGAGGACGTCATCCCCGAGGGCTGGAAGCCCGACACCTCCTACGAGACCAAGTGA